A window of Pseudomonas monteilii contains these coding sequences:
- a CDS encoding isochorismate synthase, which produces MSTATLKAPQWEPSHAVENHDVFSFVSGERELRCTGVLRRIDTPAGHGPRARDAFSQAITEAFAQARQAGQSNPIVVGALPFDASEPSCLFVPEHAQWAPLAPPGDPGLHALPSLLEQRPCPEAEVFKRSVEHALVNFQLSDVRKAVLSVQRELVFAEPVSVEAVQHNLRVQNPVGYHFRVPMADGATLLGVSPELLVRKEGTRFISNPLAGSAMRMADADADRRSADALAASDKDHHEHRFVTEDIAARIGELCTTLDVPARPSLISTPALWHLSTRIEGTLADPTASALQLACRLHPTPAVCGHPTERARHLIRFVESGERGLFTGMVGWCDAQGNGEWVVTIRCGTFKDERVRLFAGAGIVDSSQPDVEWTEVQTKLRTMLRACGLTH; this is translated from the coding sequence ATGAGCACAGCCACGCTCAAGGCTCCGCAGTGGGAGCCGTCACACGCTGTTGAAAATCATGATGTTTTTTCCTTCGTCTCGGGTGAGCGCGAACTGCGCTGCACAGGCGTATTGCGCCGCATCGATACACCCGCAGGCCATGGCCCGCGGGCACGCGACGCGTTCAGCCAGGCGATCACCGAAGCATTTGCGCAGGCACGTCAGGCTGGCCAGTCCAACCCCATCGTCGTGGGTGCCCTGCCGTTCGATGCGAGCGAGCCTTCGTGCCTGTTCGTGCCCGAGCACGCCCAGTGGGCGCCTCTGGCGCCGCCCGGTGATCCTGGGCTGCACGCCTTGCCGAGCCTGCTCGAACAGCGCCCTTGCCCTGAAGCCGAAGTCTTCAAGCGGTCGGTCGAGCATGCGCTGGTCAACTTCCAGCTCAGCGACGTGCGCAAGGCAGTGCTGTCGGTGCAGCGTGAGCTGGTGTTCGCCGAGCCGGTGAGCGTCGAGGCCGTGCAGCACAACCTGCGCGTGCAGAACCCGGTCGGTTATCACTTCCGTGTACCCATGGCCGATGGGGCGACGCTGCTGGGCGTCAGCCCCGAGTTGCTGGTGCGCAAGGAGGGTACGCGTTTTATCTCCAACCCCCTGGCCGGTTCGGCGATGCGCATGGCCGACGCGGACGCCGATCGACGCAGCGCCGACGCCTTGGCGGCGTCGGACAAGGACCACCACGAGCACCGCTTCGTCACCGAAGACATCGCGGCGCGCATCGGTGAGCTGTGCACCACGCTGGACGTGCCGGCACGGCCGTCGCTGATCAGCACGCCAGCGCTCTGGCACCTGTCCACGCGCATCGAAGGCACCCTGGCCGACCCCACCGCCAGCGCGCTGCAACTGGCCTGCCGTCTGCACCCGACACCGGCGGTGTGCGGCCATCCCACCGAGCGGGCCCGGCACCTGATCCGCTTCGTCGAGTCCGGCGAACGCGGCCTGTTCACCGGCATGGTCGGCTGGTGCGATGCCCAGGGTAACGGGGAGTGGGTGGTGACCATCCGCTGCGGCACCTTCAAGGACGAGCGTGTACGGCTGTTCGCGGGCGCCGGCATCGTCGACAGCTCGCAACCCGACGTCGAATGGACCGAGGTGCAGACCAAGCTGCGCACCATGCTGCGGGCCTGTGGCCTGACCCATTGA
- the entE gene encoding 2,3-dihydroxybenzoate-AMP ligase (bifunctional 2,3-dihydroxybenzoate-AMP ligase/S-dihydroxybenzoyltransferase; activates the carboxylate group of 2,3-dihydroxy-benzoate forming (2,3-dihydroxybenzoyl)adenylate then catalyzes the acylation of holo-entB with 2,3-dihydroxy-benzoate adenylate) encodes MTLEFTPWPAERAQRYRDSGYWLDQPLTQILADRCQATPEAPAILCGERRFTYADLDRLSSNLASRLVEQGLGVGDTALVQLPNLAEFYLVLFALLKAGIVPLNALYSHRKLELTAYARQIRPAVLIGSREHPFFQDERYREALAACGAQPRLSLFLHATTADESLQAWLEHPSAHPVILTPTPPGEVALFQLSGGSTGTPKLIPRTHNDYHYNARACAEVCALTPETRFLCAVPAPHNFLLSSPGALGVFHAGGCVVMAANPEPATCFDLVQRHAVNTVALVPSAVALWLQAAPLHREQLASLRYLQVGGAVFADSLARQVPSVLGCQLQQVFGMAEGLINFTRLEDSDEQIFTTQGRPISPADEIKIVDAAGAPVPPGQPGMLATRGPYTFCGYYASPEQNASAFDQDGFYYSGDLVQLTPSGDLRVVGRIKDQVNRGGEKIASEEIENLIVLHPDVTHAGLVAMPDDALGEKSCAFVVARDPALKPSALRRHLLELGIAEYKLPDRIRLIERMPLTPVGKIDKQRLRHLLTVDNTRTWLQSRLRQLIEDGETLDPQENLIFYGLDSLSVMKLAAELKTRGVEVSFEELARSPTLDQWWSLVESRQKAA; translated from the coding sequence ATGACCCTCGAGTTCACCCCCTGGCCCGCCGAACGGGCACAACGCTACCGTGACAGCGGCTACTGGCTCGATCAGCCGCTGACCCAGATACTGGCCGACCGCTGTCAGGCGACCCCCGAAGCGCCAGCCATCCTGTGCGGCGAGCGCCGCTTCACCTACGCCGACCTGGACCGGCTGTCGTCCAACCTGGCCTCGCGCCTGGTGGAGCAGGGGCTGGGCGTGGGCGACACGGCGCTGGTCCAGTTGCCCAACCTGGCCGAGTTCTACCTCGTGCTGTTCGCCCTGCTCAAGGCAGGCATCGTCCCGCTCAATGCGCTGTACAGCCACCGCAAGCTGGAGCTGACCGCCTATGCCCGGCAGATCCGCCCGGCCGTGCTGATCGGTTCGCGCGAGCACCCCTTCTTCCAGGACGAGCGCTACCGTGAAGCCCTGGCAGCATGCGGGGCGCAGCCGCGCCTGAGCCTGTTCCTGCACGCCACCACGGCCGATGAAAGCCTGCAGGCCTGGCTCGAGCACCCCAGCGCGCACCCGGTCATCCTGACGCCGACGCCACCGGGGGAGGTCGCGCTGTTCCAGCTGTCGGGCGGCAGCACCGGCACGCCCAAGCTCATCCCGCGCACCCACAACGACTACCACTACAACGCGCGCGCCTGCGCCGAGGTCTGCGCGCTCACACCCGAAACGCGCTTTCTCTGCGCGGTCCCGGCACCGCACAACTTCCTGCTCAGCTCGCCCGGCGCCCTGGGCGTGTTCCATGCCGGTGGGTGTGTGGTGATGGCGGCGAATCCCGAGCCGGCCACGTGTTTCGACCTGGTGCAGCGTCACGCGGTCAACACCGTGGCCCTGGTGCCGAGCGCGGTCGCCCTGTGGTTGCAGGCCGCGCCCCTGCACCGGGAGCAGCTGGCCTCGCTGCGCTACCTGCAAGTGGGCGGGGCGGTCTTCGCCGACTCGCTGGCGCGTCAGGTGCCCAGCGTGCTGGGCTGCCAATTGCAGCAGGTGTTCGGCATGGCCGAAGGGCTGATCAACTTCACCCGGCTGGAGGACAGCGACGAGCAGATCTTCACCACCCAGGGCCGACCCATCAGCCCGGCGGACGAGATCAAGATCGTCGATGCCGCCGGTGCGCCGGTACCGCCCGGGCAGCCCGGCATGCTGGCCACGCGCGGCCCGTACACCTTCTGCGGCTACTACGCCAGCCCCGAGCAGAACGCCAGTGCGTTCGACCAGGACGGTTTCTATTACTCGGGCGATCTGGTGCAGCTCACCCCCAGCGGCGACCTGCGGGTGGTCGGGCGCATCAAGGACCAGGTCAACCGGGGTGGCGAGAAGATCGCCTCCGAAGAGATCGAGAACCTGATCGTGCTGCACCCGGACGTCACCCACGCCGGCCTGGTGGCCATGCCGGACGACGCATTGGGGGAAAAGAGCTGCGCCTTCGTGGTGGCCCGCGACCCGGCCCTCAAGCCGTCGGCATTGCGTCGCCATCTGCTCGAGCTGGGGATCGCCGAGTACAAGCTGCCCGACCGTATCCGCCTGATCGAGCGCATGCCGCTGACCCCGGTCGGCAAGATCGACAAGCAGCGCCTGCGTCACCTGCTGACCGTGGACAATACCCGCACCTGGCTGCAGAGCCGTCTGCGCCAGCTGATCGAGGACGGCGAGACGCTCGACCCGCAGGAAAACCTGATTTTCTACGGGCTGGATTCGTTGAGCGTGATGAAGCTGGCCGCCGAACTCAAGACCCGCGGCGTCGAGGTGAGCTTCGAGGAGCTGGCCCGTTCGCCCACCCTCGACCAGTGGTGGTCGCTGGTCGAATCACGCCAGAAGGCCGCCTGA
- a CDS encoding isochorismate-pyruvate lyase (catalyzes the second reaction in the pyochelin biosynthetic pathway, the conversion of isochorismate to salicylate and pyruvate.) yields MSDRKAPDACTSLSDIRVGIDFHDRQIFEALCQRLKYVKAAARFKPNEQAIPAPERVVAMLEERLGWAAGTELDAAFVESLYTTIIHWNIDQQIAHWRAMHAAPEGDRAQ; encoded by the coding sequence ATGTCCGACCGCAAGGCGCCCGACGCCTGCACCAGCCTGTCCGATATCCGGGTCGGCATCGACTTTCATGACCGGCAGATCTTCGAGGCGCTGTGCCAGCGCCTGAAGTACGTGAAGGCCGCTGCCCGGTTCAAGCCGAACGAACAAGCGATTCCGGCCCCCGAGCGGGTGGTGGCGATGCTCGAGGAACGCTTGGGCTGGGCCGCCGGGACCGAACTGGACGCCGCGTTCGTCGAGTCGCTGTACACCACCATCATTCACTGGAACATCGACCAGCAGATCGCCCACTGGCGCGCGATGCATGCCGCGCCAGAGGGTGACCGGGCGCAGTGA